The DNA sequence GCACAATCCGCAATACATCATCGTATAAAAGGTTTTGAAGTGGGTGCCGATGACTATCTCACCAAGCCCTTTCATTCGGAAGAATTGCTAATCCGTCTGGCCAGTCTTATACGGCGCAGTCACCAACCCCCCATCTCCATCTTCACATCCAAAGGATTTACCTTCGATGCAACCAAGCACTTTGTCTTCTTCGATGGTCAATCCACTGAACTTTCGCAAAAAGAATCTGCAATACTAAATTTACTCTTTCAACATCCTGGTGATGTGATATCAAGGAAAACCTTCCTCCAGGAGATATGGGGATACGATTTTGATCCCAAAACCAACACCCTGGAAGTGTATATCCGGATGCTGCGAACCAAACTCGATCGACTCAGTTCCATGAAGCTGATTTACACCAAGCGGGGTGAAGGTTATTACATCGAAAATGAAGCTTAGGCTACCCAACCTTTCCATAAGATTCAAGATCATTTTTGCCCAGGCAGCCAGCCTGGCAGGAATATTATTTCTTTTTACCTTCATCCTGTCTATCCTGCTAAATCAAGTTTTAAATATGAATCTTGATCGCTTTTTACATATGCAATCTGATAATTTCCAATCCACGATTAGCGTCCAGAATGGTCGAATTTCATTCCATGATTTACACAGTAATTTTGAGCACTCCGGTACACTGGAGGATGAAATTCCCTTCTTTGTTCAGTTCCTGAATGGCAGCGGACATACCCTCATGCTTTCAGGCAATCTGGAGGGTCGACGACTTTACCATGGTGGAAAACTCCCCCCACAGGAAACCATGGAGACCGTTTTCTTTTTTGGGGAACCGTCAAGACGTTTGACCACACCTGTACATATACACAAGCAACACCTTGGATGGCTCATCATTACCATTCCCTTCGATTATCTCGATGATTTTAAGGACTATAAGAATAAAATTGTTTTCATCACGGGTAGCATCGCTATTTTACTCTTCATATTCCTCAGCTTTCTTTTTGTGAAGTTAGCCTTGAGGCCCGTAAAGCAGCTGGCCAAGAGCGCTGAAGTATTGGCTGAACAATCTGAGATCAGTGCTCTCCCAGATATTGAGAGCAATGATGAAATCGGCGATCTCACCAAGACGCTGAATCACCTCTTGCGCAAAGCAGGTCAATCCATGGAAACCCTGGAGCTTTTCGCAGCCAATGTTTCCCACGAGTTGAAAACACCCCTGGCTATTATGCATTCTGAGATATCACTTCTTCAAAAAAATATTGATCCAAACAACCAGTATTCACTGGATCTGTTGGGTGAAGAAGTGGATAGAATGCAGACCCTCATTGAGAATTTGCTGGTTATTAGCAACTCGCAACGACCTTACAAACTCTTGCCATCAGACATATGGCTCCAGGATTTCATCAGTGATGAATCTGGTCGAATTCAACGTATCTTTCGTAACAAGAACATGCATTTTGATTTTTCAAAAGTTGAATCCGCCAAGGTCTATACCGATATCTATCTTCTGCAGCTCGTCTTTGATAATCTGGTTAGAAATGCAGTACTCTACTCGCCTGACAATACAACCATATCCATTTCGACTACCTCAGATGATTCTGGTGTTTCCATTCATGTATGTGATACCGGTCCTGGAATAGCTGAGGTGGAACTTGCCAAAATTCTTGAACCATTTGTTCGGGGAGAATCAAATGTCCATCAAGCAATGACTGGCAGTGGTTTGGGCTTATCCATTTCTACATGGGCAACAAAACTATTGGGCGGGAATCTCAACCTGGAGAACATCGCTCCTCATGGAATTCGAGCATCCATCACCCTACCCCATACTTTCAGAGACTAAAAGTTTTTTAAATACTCTTCCCTGAAGTAGGTATTTTTGTGTTCCTCAAAGGATCTGAATTCCTGATCCAATAAATATTGCAGTGGATTTTCTTCACCAAGTGCCAGAATAGAATGACAGAGTGTACATTCATCAGAAATACCCACGCCTGCTTCATCTACCAGGTGTCGGTTATGACATCTGAAACAACCATCGCTTTGCTCATGCTGCATAAAATTATGGCAGGAGAAACATCCAAATTCCACACGGTGACCAAGGTGATTAGGATAGGTCCCCCAATCAATCTTCATGGCAGGATGAATGTTGCGATCGTAAATGGCTTTTACTGCTTCTATTGATTTTGGTAGAGATAGGAAATCTTTATCTGGGTATTCCAGCTCATAATAAGAAGTAAGTCTATCTCCAATATCAGCCAGAGCAGAGTCTTTATCATTATATGAGGTAGTTATTGCGGCCATGGCTTCGCGCTTCATATAGGGAATTTCAGGATCAATATCACCCCTGGCCATGGCATGATCTAGAGCTGCATCAGGCTGTTCATAGATATGGGTGGCACGGTTATGACAATCAACACAATCCATAACACGGGGTTCAGAATCCTCAGAAGTGGAATCAGCCAGATGTTTATTGGTATATCTCTTAAAACTGCCATCTCGCTGCATAACCTCAACCCAGATCATATCCTCACGCATATCATCAACAGAGCTATAGCGAACTTTATTATTCTCGGCAATGTGCCAATGGATTCCTGACCCTACCCCGTTGGCTGCATCAACTTTTAGATTGAGAGTGGTGTACTGCTTGGTATTGGCCTCATCATCCCGATATCGCTCAATCTTAACCAACTTTGAGCCATAGTGCTTTTCAGGCCAGTGGCATTTACCACAGGTTTCGGTAGCTGGACGCAAATTGTGAATGGGGGTTCCAATAGGTTTATCATACAAGTCGAACATGGCTGATACTGCCTGCCATGCACCGTTAACTTTAGCGGCTGCCAATGCCTGTAACCCCTCGCCAATATGACAATCCACACAGGGAACTTTTGAATGAGGGGAAACCGAGTATACTTGCCATTCGGGACCCATGATGGTGTGACAGGCAGTACCGCAAAATTCTGATTCATCCATGTAATGCATGGCACTCGAGCCTGCAGCGACAATAAATAGGACATTTATAATTGTCAATATACCGACAACTGGCACCACCTTCTCCCAAAAATTTTGTGCGTCTATTCCTCCACCCTCAAGTTTGTCTATGAATACATTGTGAAGTGTTGTTCCGGTTTCCTTTTTTTGTTTCCGCCAGGCAAAAGGCAAGAGAACCAATCCAATTACGAAAATGATGGGAATGATAAAGTAGGTAACAATCCCAGTATAAGTACTTCTGAAAACACCCACCAGGGACAAGCCCTCAAGGATGAAAAAAGAAATGAAAGCAGTACTCGCCAGAATGGTTCCAATTTTGCCAATCCAATTCAAGAATAGCAATTGTATAAACATCAAATATCGTCCAATAAAACCCATGTAGTTCTCCGTAATACAGATTATTGAGGATGAAAGTTAATTAACCTGACTGTGTAAGCAATTGCTAGTCTTAGCATTAAATATTATTAATTATCGAAGTGGTCATCCCTGTTGAAATTTCCCAAACATACCTTATTTTAAATCTCTACTATTAGATCAATTAAAGGAAGGGCTTAAGATGAAATTCAGCTATGGACGATTATTGCTTCTTGGGTTTGGATTTATGGGTACAACTATCCTGTGGGGAATCTACAATGCCTATGTCCCCATCTTCCTTCAGGCTGGTAGAGAGGGCTTTTCCACCACGTCTGGTGTAACTGGTTTTGGGATGAGTGCTACAGCAACCGGTTTTGTCATGACACTGGATAACATAGCCGCACTCTTTATCCTCCCATTTATCGGTGCCTGGTCGGATAGAATTAGAACTAAAATGGGTAGGCGAAAACCTTTTATAGCCATGGGAGCACCGCTTGCATTTATAGGTTTCATTGGAATCCCCATCATGCTGAACGTTTCCCTGATCCCCTTCATGATTGCCATCTTTATCACCCTCTTTTTCATGGATGTATTCAGAACACCTGTAATATCTCTCATGCCGGACATCACGCCCTCTCCCAAACGCTCCCAGGCAAATGGCATTATAAACCTCATGGGTGGTGTTGGTGCAGTTCTGGCTTTTGTAGTGGGTGGTGTTCTGTTCAAGGTATCAGTTGGAGCCCCTTTCTATTTTGGTGGAATTATCATGCTCATCGGTGCTGCTGTTGTACTTTATTTTGTTAAAGAACCAGAGGTCCCGGAGCCTTCAGAGGAAGAACCTGGACTTTTGGACAGCTTCAAGACGGTATTGGTTGACAAAGACAGATCTGCCTTGTTTTTACTCCTGGCAATTTTCTTCTGGTTTCTTGGGTATGGGGCACTGGAAGTTTTCTTTACCTCTTTTGCTGTAAATCGGTTCGGTGTGGATAGTGGGGTTGCTACTGGACTCCTGGCTTTTTTCTCACTCCCCATCGTCCTCTTTTCGCCATTGAGTGGATACCTCGGTGCTAAATTTGGAAGAAAAATAATCATCATGGTGGGTATTGTTGGCTTTGCCATCCTGCTTTTTTGGGGTTACTCAATTCAATCTCTATCAATGATCAAGGTTATGCTTCCCCTCACCGGAGTCACCTGGTCACTCATACTGGTCAACTCACTCCCTATGGTAGTGGATATGGCTCCTCAGGATCGATTGGGAACCTACACAGGGTTGTATTATCTCTCTTCCCAATCCTCAGCCATAGCTGGTCCAATCATGGCCGGCCAAATTATAGAAATCTTTAATAACAACTATGGTGTGGGTTTCATCTATGGGTCGATTACCTTGGTGATTGCACTTCTATTAATGATTCCAGTAAAACGTGGCGAGGCGCTCACAGAAAGCTGATATGCTTTACCATTTTCTTAAATACCTCTCATATTTCATGGTGACTGTTTTCTACAGACGCATTCATGTAGAGCATAAAGAACGTGTCCCTACAAATGGACCCGTCATTCTGGCTGCCAATCATCCTAACACCATGATGGATCCCCTGTTGGTGGCCCTACTCTGTGGTCGCAATCCCCACTTCCTCGGAAAAAGCACTCTGTTTAACTCGAAGCTAGCAAAAGTCTTTTTTAAATCTGTCCATGTATTACCGGTTTATCGGAAAATTGATGCTGAAAAAGAGATGGGCAAAAATGCCCAGGTTTTTGAGAGATGTTACCAGTCCCTTGAAGCTGGGAATGCTTTGGTCATCATGCCTGAGGGCATTAGCCAGATGGATGGCACGTTGCATGAAATTAAGACTGGTACGGCTCGAATTGGTCTGGGAGCAGAGGTCAGGAATGCCTTTGAACTAGGGGTTCAAATCGTTCCAGCGGGGATTAATTACTCATCTGCAACGGAATTTTTTAGTGATGTACATTGCCGATTTGGAAGACCCATTGACCTCCGCGAGTACCAGGATCTTTATAAAAAGGATGAATACGAAGCGGTTTATGAGGTGACCAATCAGATTCGTGATGCTCTGGCCAAGCTTACGACTTCAGTTGATAATTCAGAAACAGCAGGCATGTTGAAGAATCTCAAACTGATTTATAAAATGGAGCTTGCCATAGATCTGGGGCTGGATGATGATTTAAAGCAGCATGACTTCTCCATGACCCGTGGAATGGCAGATGCCATCAACTGGTATTATGTAGAACATCCAGAATTATTCCACCAAATGGATCGTCGTATGACTCGATATCTTGCAAAAGTAGAAGGTCTAGAGCTGCGAGACGAGTTGTTGTCTACAGCTCAGGGGCACAGAACCATTACTAAAAGAGCATTGGGACTTCTGGGTGTGATCACTGGATTTCCCATATACATCTGGGGTATCGTGAACAACTTTCTGGCCTATAGAATACCAGCCCAACTTGTAAAAGTTCTTGGAACGTCACTTGAATATTTATCTACGATAAAAATGCTATCAGGTTTTGTGATCTTCGCCTTGTTTTATACATTTCAAA is a window from the Candidatus Neomarinimicrobiota bacterium genome containing:
- a CDS encoding response regulator transcription factor; translated protein: MMKILLVEDEKRLAQHLRSLLTENNYSVTAAHDGKTAWDIITADAFDAIILDWLLPEITGVEICERLRQQGDKTPILFLTAQSAIHHRIKGFEVGADDYLTKPFHSEELLIRLASLIRRSHQPPISIFTSKGFTFDATKHFVFFDGQSTELSQKESAILNLLFQHPGDVISRKTFLQEIWGYDFDPKTNTLEVYIRMLRTKLDRLSSMKLIYTKRGEGYYIENEA
- a CDS encoding HAMP domain-containing histidine kinase — encoded protein: MKLRLPNLSIRFKIIFAQAASLAGILFLFTFILSILLNQVLNMNLDRFLHMQSDNFQSTISVQNGRISFHDLHSNFEHSGTLEDEIPFFVQFLNGSGHTLMLSGNLEGRRLYHGGKLPPQETMETVFFFGEPSRRLTTPVHIHKQHLGWLIITIPFDYLDDFKDYKNKIVFITGSIAILLFIFLSFLFVKLALRPVKQLAKSAEVLAEQSEISALPDIESNDEIGDLTKTLNHLLRKAGQSMETLELFAANVSHELKTPLAIMHSEISLLQKNIDPNNQYSLDLLGEEVDRMQTLIENLLVISNSQRPYKLLPSDIWLQDFISDESGRIQRIFRNKNMHFDFSKVESAKVYTDIYLLQLVFDNLVRNAVLYSPDNTTISISTTSDDSGVSIHVCDTGPGIAEVELAKILEPFVRGESNVHQAMTGSGLGLSISTWATKLLGGNLNLENIAPHGIRASITLPHTFRD
- a CDS encoding NapC/NirT family cytochrome c, whose protein sequence is MGFIGRYLMFIQLLFLNWIGKIGTILASTAFISFFILEGLSLVGVFRSTYTGIVTYFIIPIIFVIGLVLLPFAWRKQKKETGTTLHNVFIDKLEGGGIDAQNFWEKVVPVVGILTIINVLFIVAAGSSAMHYMDESEFCGTACHTIMGPEWQVYSVSPHSKVPCVDCHIGEGLQALAAAKVNGAWQAVSAMFDLYDKPIGTPIHNLRPATETCGKCHWPEKHYGSKLVKIERYRDDEANTKQYTTLNLKVDAANGVGSGIHWHIAENNKVRYSSVDDMREDMIWVEVMQRDGSFKRYTNKHLADSTSEDSEPRVMDCVDCHNRATHIYEQPDAALDHAMARGDIDPEIPYMKREAMAAITTSYNDKDSALADIGDRLTSYYELEYPDKDFLSLPKSIEAVKAIYDRNIHPAMKIDWGTYPNHLGHRVEFGCFSCHNFMQHEQSDGCFRCHNRHLVDEAGVGISDECTLCHSILALGEENPLQYLLDQEFRSFEEHKNTYFREEYLKNF
- a CDS encoding MFS transporter — encoded protein: MKFSYGRLLLLGFGFMGTTILWGIYNAYVPIFLQAGREGFSTTSGVTGFGMSATATGFVMTLDNIAALFILPFIGAWSDRIRTKMGRRKPFIAMGAPLAFIGFIGIPIMLNVSLIPFMIAIFITLFFMDVFRTPVISLMPDITPSPKRSQANGIINLMGGVGAVLAFVVGGVLFKVSVGAPFYFGGIIMLIGAAVVLYFVKEPEVPEPSEEEPGLLDSFKTVLVDKDRSALFLLLAIFFWFLGYGALEVFFTSFAVNRFGVDSGVATGLLAFFSLPIVLFSPLSGYLGAKFGRKIIIMVGIVGFAILLFWGYSIQSLSMIKVMLPLTGVTWSLILVNSLPMVVDMAPQDRLGTYTGLYYLSSQSSAIAGPIMAGQIIEIFNNNYGVGFIYGSITLVIALLLMIPVKRGEALTES
- a CDS encoding 1-acyl-sn-glycerol-3-phosphate acyltransferase; this encodes MLYHFLKYLSYFMVTVFYRRIHVEHKERVPTNGPVILAANHPNTMMDPLLVALLCGRNPHFLGKSTLFNSKLAKVFFKSVHVLPVYRKIDAEKEMGKNAQVFERCYQSLEAGNALVIMPEGISQMDGTLHEIKTGTARIGLGAEVRNAFELGVQIVPAGINYSSATEFFSDVHCRFGRPIDLREYQDLYKKDEYEAVYEVTNQIRDALAKLTTSVDNSETAGMLKNLKLIYKMELAIDLGLDDDLKQHDFSMTRGMADAINWYYVEHPELFHQMDRRMTRYLAKVEGLELRDELLSTAQGHRTITKRALGLLGVITGFPIYIWGIVNNFLAYRIPAQLVKVLGTSLEYLSTIKMLSGFVIFALFYTFQTIGVWYLTGSGLLTTLYILSLLPAGLFARYYHDTMQRYRQHIRIFTLFLKRKTLMYEIIQERMALIEGIDEAKAEYMNRLEEESGSNVGVDDDEA